From Methanocella paludicola SANAE, a single genomic window includes:
- a CDS encoding isocitrate/isopropylmalate dehydrogenase family protein, whose product MKIAVLPGDGIGKEVVPIAVDVLRTMLPEAEYVYVDVGHERFTREGKAMTNEDIETIKKCDCILFGAITSPPKKCYRSVILTLRQALDMYANVRPFKSCSISPYKVDFTIYRENCEDLYCGMEDVSDDQVLSTRKITRHASERIARKACGHPGLEMLTIVHKANVLRSCELFRDVCIDIAKKAGVPYEEMLVDAMAYNLIRNPSRFDVIVTTNLFGDILSDEAAALIGGLGLSPSANIGDRYALFEPVHGSAPDIAGKGIANPIAAVLSAKMLLEWSGHRAKAEFVQGAVDRTISNGILTPDMGGKFKTEDVGLSIVKHLESQ is encoded by the coding sequence ATGAAAATAGCGGTCCTCCCGGGCGACGGCATCGGGAAAGAGGTCGTTCCGATAGCGGTCGACGTACTCCGGACGATGCTCCCGGAAGCGGAATACGTTTACGTGGACGTAGGGCATGAGCGATTCACCCGAGAAGGAAAAGCCATGACCAATGAAGACATCGAGACGATCAAAAAATGCGACTGCATCCTCTTCGGCGCCATCACCTCACCCCCAAAAAAGTGCTATAGAAGCGTCATTCTCACTCTCCGGCAGGCGCTCGACATGTACGCTAACGTACGGCCTTTTAAGTCATGCTCCATATCTCCGTACAAAGTGGACTTTACTATATACAGGGAAAACTGCGAGGACCTGTACTGCGGCATGGAAGACGTATCGGATGACCAGGTACTCTCGACACGAAAGATCACCCGCCATGCCAGCGAGCGCATTGCCCGAAAGGCCTGCGGCCATCCCGGCCTAGAAATGCTCACCATCGTCCACAAGGCCAACGTGCTCCGCTCCTGCGAGCTCTTCCGCGACGTTTGCATCGATATCGCTAAGAAGGCCGGAGTGCCATACGAGGAAATGCTCGTGGACGCCATGGCCTATAACCTGATACGCAACCCGTCGAGATTCGACGTCATCGTGACCACGAACCTGTTCGGCGATATTCTGTCCGATGAGGCGGCCGCGCTAATCGGGGGACTGGGCCTGTCGCCCAGCGCCAACATCGGCGACCGTTACGCCCTCTTCGAGCCCGTCCACGGCAGCGCCCCCGACATCGCCGGAAAAGGCATCGCTAACCCCATTGCCGCGGTGCTGAGCGCTAAAATGCTGCTGGAATGGTCGGGGCATAGGGCAAAAGCTGAATTTGTACAGGGGGCAGTTGATAGGACGATATCCAACGGCATACTTACCCCGGACATGGGCGGAAAGTTCAAGACCGAGGACGTCGGGCTATCTATAGTAAAGCACCTGGAGTCACAATGA
- a CDS encoding DUF7714 family protein, whose product MIFPSHCRLIGVVDKYAREDYKPDDIVYFSSQYVLVFEAPDKCEVYEVQSCGEGFLREKKSARKISGVDETLVYSPAMDITNRAHMIKKAAELCKNKITTVVFRGVDRHYNFVHRPDTSELTQVDVFDVAPPWPAWLAYNIQRQDDAGMYGELMFDFKYNVTDLKDLEDPKRTTIFPCRASGLDGLFLDSLDREPEGDIKLVGCNTSKLIFETKYPGKPFEHVNVCPLTNVKPVRPFILRCCQSEKLGLKDIGGIKGVVVHWGSNPREIYEAVRLLSSSLVQ is encoded by the coding sequence ATGATATTTCCCAGCCATTGCCGGCTCATCGGAGTCGTCGACAAGTACGCCCGAGAGGATTACAAGCCCGACGATATCGTTTATTTTTCATCGCAGTACGTGCTCGTCTTCGAGGCGCCCGATAAATGCGAGGTCTACGAGGTGCAGAGCTGTGGCGAGGGGTTTCTCCGGGAAAAGAAAAGCGCGCGGAAAATATCGGGGGTCGACGAGACGCTTGTGTATAGCCCGGCAATGGACATCACCAATCGCGCTCACATGATAAAAAAGGCGGCCGAGCTCTGCAAAAATAAAATCACTACCGTAGTCTTCAGGGGAGTCGACAGGCATTACAACTTCGTCCACAGGCCCGACACGTCCGAGCTCACGCAGGTCGACGTCTTCGACGTGGCCCCGCCATGGCCCGCATGGCTCGCGTACAACATCCAGAGGCAGGACGATGCGGGAATGTACGGCGAGCTCATGTTCGACTTCAAATACAACGTCACCGACCTCAAGGATCTCGAGGACCCTAAAAGGACGACTATTTTCCCCTGCCGGGCCTCCGGCCTCGACGGCCTCTTCCTGGACTCGCTCGACAGGGAACCCGAAGGCGACATAAAGCTCGTCGGGTGCAACACGTCGAAGCTGATCTTCGAGACGAAGTATCCCGGAAAGCCCTTCGAGCACGTCAATGTATGCCCTTTAACTAACGTAAAGCCCGTGCGGCCATTTATTCTAAGGTGCTGCCAGTCCGAAAAGCTTGGCTTAAAAGATATTGGCGGCATCAAGGGCGTGGTGGTACACTGGGGCTCAAACCCCAGAGAGATATACGAAGCGGTCAGGCTGTTATCCTCAAGCCTCGTACAATAA
- a CDS encoding universal stress protein — translation MKQGANLYNKILIPITRTSNMKFLVNFVDHFLKPGGEITFLHIIASDLFAISPAEWRRAMSTISTTHLLTATEGMRVDYRVKNSLSVASGILEEADAGDYDLILLATSTYRKRLKHIFGSNLDEIVKKARVETIVFRYMEDKAMSYKRILIPTSGYQHSVGAAVLAAELHKKHGSEITVLYIGENNEDAAKALRPVSERLNAVGIKHRALHRKGPVVETILDEADRGYDLMMIGATEQPVHHSFLLGSTADRLVKRSPCPVLMVKSVGG, via the coding sequence ATGAAGCAGGGTGCGAATTTGTATAATAAGATCCTGATACCCATCACGCGGACCTCGAACATGAAGTTCCTGGTCAACTTCGTCGATCATTTCCTCAAGCCCGGCGGCGAGATCACGTTCCTGCACATCATCGCCTCGGACCTTTTTGCCATATCTCCAGCCGAATGGCGTCGGGCCATGAGCACCATCTCCACGACCCATTTATTGACCGCGACGGAGGGCATGCGTGTCGATTATAGGGTCAAGAATTCGCTGTCCGTCGCCTCGGGCATCCTTGAAGAGGCGGACGCGGGCGATTATGACCTCATATTATTAGCAACTTCCACCTACAGGAAGCGCCTGAAACATATTTTCGGGAGTAACCTGGACGAGATCGTAAAAAAGGCAAGGGTCGAGACCATCGTTTTCAGGTATATGGAAGATAAGGCGATGAGCTATAAGAGAATATTGATCCCGACCTCGGGGTACCAGCATTCAGTGGGCGCGGCCGTGCTGGCGGCGGAGCTGCACAAAAAGCACGGGAGCGAGATCACGGTCCTCTATATCGGGGAGAACAACGAGGATGCGGCTAAAGCGCTCAGGCCGGTCAGCGAGCGGCTGAACGCGGTGGGCATCAAGCACAGGGCGTTACACCGGAAAGGCCCCGTCGTGGAGACCATTCTGGACGAGGCGGACCGCGGCTATGACCTGATGATGATAGGGGCCACGGAGCAGCCCGTACATCATAGCTTTCTTCTGGGCTCAACGGCGGACAGGCTCGTAAAACGGTCACCATGTCCCGTATTGATGGTAAAATCGGTCGGCGGGTAA
- a CDS encoding amino acid permease produces MAEASKPVPSQIMEQKVEVIKLKRDLGVFGSFSIGFADVGADIYVALGLVLFFAAGAAPLALAVAATGYIFTALSYAELASAIPMAGGASIFSREAFNDFWGFVAGWGLLLDYTIDIALFGWITMGYLGSFLGNLGTVGVPFVGTLAGLNSINIPGATGTPVYTFQAIGTIALCILLMGLNYIGIRESAKLNVSLSIVSIFSEIALLLIGFILVWNLPTFIHNISQLGSGVSWSDFGWGITVAMVSFIGLESISQAAEETRRPDKTIPRATKALIVAVILAGLLLCTLAVGLPGITPKTLGTTYQNDPVTGVAAGIGMGLNINNPLVILLPLWVGLLGVFMLLMSTNTGVIGASRVTYSMSRYKIMPVWFSKLHPRYRVPTRTIVVFSLASIGFVLFVWIMGTYKLTHEDPTIILGDLYNYGALVSFMLVNLSLIALRNRRPELYRPYKSPWAFDVKVKGRNWIVPILPVLGFIVCLFVWILVLNLHEIGKIVGTLWFIVGIAMYLWYRRGQKLSWKDHIPGTEVTHPDIAHELHPEISVELKDKYKVEKELLVARQAKAAYKNILVPLSRPETIDNIVDIACDIVQQGGILHLVTAIEVPPQLPTEACVLDVRNSTILLAAFEKAKARGVMATAEAVTTRSIADAIIQSAINKECDLILMGSSQRTVTEKVLFGNIVDPVLRNAPCDVAIFSYTSDTEPISYNRILVPTTGYLHATRALSIALDIEKKFRGSVTSIYVGKEEEKEHAEAILEKVNMMADGTGVEHSAVFLTGNIVNSIVSAAKDGSYDLIIIGATERPTYYKQLLGSTADEIVKRAPCNVLVVRTKK; encoded by the coding sequence ATGGCCGAAGCAAGTAAGCCGGTGCCGTCGCAGATCATGGAGCAAAAAGTCGAGGTCATTAAGTTAAAAAGGGACCTGGGCGTTTTCGGATCGTTTTCCATAGGCTTCGCAGACGTAGGAGCTGACATTTACGTTGCCCTTGGATTGGTCTTATTTTTCGCCGCAGGAGCGGCGCCGCTCGCCCTGGCCGTGGCGGCTACAGGGTATATCTTCACCGCCCTCAGCTACGCTGAACTTGCCTCCGCCATACCGATGGCCGGGGGAGCGTCCATATTTTCGAGGGAAGCGTTCAACGATTTCTGGGGGTTCGTCGCGGGATGGGGGCTGCTGCTGGATTACACGATCGATATCGCCCTGTTCGGCTGGATAACGATGGGGTACCTGGGCAGCTTCCTCGGGAACCTCGGCACTGTCGGAGTCCCATTCGTGGGAACGCTCGCGGGCCTTAACAGTATCAACATACCGGGGGCGACAGGCACACCGGTCTATACATTCCAGGCGATAGGGACCATCGCCTTATGTATCTTACTCATGGGCCTGAACTACATCGGCATCCGTGAATCGGCAAAGCTCAACGTTTCACTTTCGATCGTGAGCATATTCAGCGAGATCGCCTTACTTCTCATAGGCTTTATCCTGGTCTGGAACCTGCCCACGTTCATACACAATATCAGTCAGCTTGGGTCCGGGGTATCCTGGTCGGACTTCGGATGGGGCATCACCGTGGCCATGGTCTCGTTCATCGGGCTGGAATCCATATCGCAGGCTGCCGAAGAGACGAGGCGGCCGGACAAGACCATCCCGCGAGCGACGAAAGCGCTCATTGTCGCCGTGATCCTCGCAGGCTTGCTGCTGTGTACGCTGGCGGTGGGCCTTCCCGGGATCACCCCAAAAACGCTGGGCACGACATACCAGAACGACCCTGTGACCGGCGTCGCCGCAGGCATCGGCATGGGACTCAACATTAATAACCCACTCGTGATCCTGCTTCCGCTCTGGGTAGGCCTGCTGGGAGTCTTCATGCTGCTCATGTCCACGAACACGGGGGTCATTGGCGCTTCCCGCGTTACGTACTCTATGTCACGTTACAAGATCATGCCCGTCTGGTTCAGTAAGCTACATCCCAGATACCGGGTGCCGACCCGGACCATCGTGGTCTTCAGCCTGGCGTCCATCGGCTTCGTCCTGTTCGTCTGGATCATGGGCACGTACAAGCTCACCCACGAAGACCCCACGATCATCCTGGGCGACCTCTACAACTACGGCGCCCTCGTATCGTTCATGCTGGTCAACCTGTCGCTCATCGCGCTCAGGAATCGCCGGCCCGAGCTGTACAGGCCATATAAGTCGCCCTGGGCTTTCGACGTAAAGGTCAAAGGCAGGAACTGGATCGTGCCCATACTTCCAGTGCTAGGATTCATCGTCTGCCTGTTCGTGTGGATATTAGTGTTGAATTTGCACGAGATCGGGAAGATCGTCGGCACTCTGTGGTTCATCGTCGGCATAGCGATGTATCTATGGTACCGGAGGGGCCAGAAGTTAAGCTGGAAGGACCATATTCCGGGCACTGAGGTCACGCACCCGGATATCGCCCATGAGTTGCACCCTGAGATCTCCGTAGAACTAAAAGACAAGTATAAGGTCGAAAAGGAGCTCCTCGTGGCCCGCCAGGCCAAAGCCGCCTATAAGAATATACTGGTACCGCTGTCCAGGCCCGAGACCATCGACAATATCGTTGATATCGCATGCGACATCGTACAGCAGGGAGGCATCCTGCACCTGGTGACGGCCATCGAGGTGCCGCCGCAGCTTCCGACGGAAGCGTGCGTGTTAGATGTCCGGAACTCGACCATCCTGCTGGCCGCCTTCGAGAAGGCGAAGGCCCGGGGCGTTATGGCGACGGCGGAGGCCGTTACCACGAGATCCATCGCCGACGCGATCATACAATCGGCCATCAATAAGGAATGCGACCTCATACTCATGGGCTCAAGCCAGCGCACCGTGACCGAGAAGGTGCTCTTCGGGAACATAGTGGACCCGGTCTTACGGAACGCTCCATGCGATGTGGCCATATTCAGCTATACCAGCGACACGGAGCCAATAAGCTATAATAGGATCCTCGTCCCGACGACGGGATACCTCCATGCCACCAGGGCCCTGAGCATTGCCCTCGATATTGAAAAGAAGTTCAGAGGCAGCGTAACCTCGATATACGTCGGGAAAGAGGAAGAAAAAGAGCACGCTGAAGCGATCCTGGAGAAGGTCAATATGATGGCGGATGGCACGGGCGTAGAACATTCGGCGGTCTTCCTCACGGGGAACATCGTCAACAGCATCGTCTCTGCAGCGAAGGACGGCAGCTACGACCTGATCATCATAGGGGCCACGGAGCGGCCCACGTATTATAAGCAGCTGCTCGGGAGTACGGCGGACGAGATCGTAAAGAGAGCGCCGTGTAATGTCCTCGTCGTAAGGACAAAAAAATAA
- a CDS encoding potassium-transporting ATPase subunit F, with protein sequence MQIGIYIVIASVIIAFAYLVYALIFPEKF encoded by the coding sequence ATGCAGATCGGGATATACATCGTGATAGCGTCCGTGATAATAGCGTTCGCGTACCTGGTCTATGCCCTCATATTCCCGGAAAAGTTCTAG
- the kdpA gene encoding potassium-transporting ATPase subunit KdpA gives MVQILPIILLALILAIPLGEYLALVFSGKRAPLEPAFSPIEKALSRLLMGMDRHPMDWKEYALSLLALNALLWAVAFAILYSAGMSPDLAFHTATSFVTNTDQQHYSGDTLSPAAQMLALTMLMFASAATGISSAFALIRGLLATDGKLGNFFSDFIKCIVRVLLPGAFMVAIVFVACGIPQTLGGSLDVKTITGLMQSIPLGPVASLESIKYLGTNGGGYYGANSAHPFENPSPLTNVIQNILALLIPFSIPYAFGIMAGKRRQGAIILIAMLVIFVTGAALMLAGEGWNPALPLNYPDGYLEGKEQRFTAYETTFFLAVDTFVQSGGTSGSVTSMMPDAILGAMSGMMMQCTPGGVGAGFDVMLVFILLSVFIAGLMVGRTPEFLGKKVEPNEMKLVALVIIIHPILVLLPTALTIIVNPHAALNPGPRGFSEIMYEFLSASANNGSGMAGLANTTPYFNILSGLMIATGRYVPLVAMIAIAGLLSRKKPIEATTGTLPTDNPTFLLFLIGIIVIVGAITFLPVLTFGPLAELLGGT, from the coding sequence ATGGTCCAGATATTACCGATAATACTGCTGGCGCTTATCCTTGCTATACCGCTGGGCGAGTACCTGGCACTTGTATTTTCAGGTAAGAGGGCTCCACTGGAGCCGGCATTTAGCCCGATAGAGAAGGCCCTGTCGAGGCTATTGATGGGCATGGACCGCCACCCGATGGACTGGAAGGAGTACGCCCTTTCGCTCCTTGCCCTCAACGCACTCCTCTGGGCTGTCGCATTTGCCATTCTTTATTCGGCGGGGATGAGCCCGGATCTTGCCTTCCACACGGCCACGTCCTTCGTGACCAACACGGACCAGCAGCACTACTCCGGGGACACGTTGAGCCCGGCGGCCCAGATGCTCGCGCTCACGATGCTCATGTTCGCCTCCGCCGCGACGGGTATCTCGTCGGCGTTCGCGTTGATCAGGGGGCTATTAGCGACCGATGGAAAGCTCGGGAATTTTTTCTCCGATTTTATCAAGTGTATCGTCAGAGTATTACTACCCGGCGCCTTCATGGTGGCGATCGTATTTGTGGCGTGCGGCATACCCCAGACGCTCGGGGGCTCTCTCGATGTAAAAACAATTACGGGACTCATGCAATCGATACCCCTCGGCCCGGTGGCCTCGCTCGAGTCCATCAAGTATCTCGGCACGAACGGCGGCGGCTACTATGGCGCCAACTCGGCCCATCCGTTCGAGAACCCGTCGCCCCTGACGAACGTCATACAAAATATTCTGGCGCTATTGATACCGTTCTCGATACCGTACGCGTTCGGCATCATGGCAGGGAAAAGGCGGCAGGGAGCCATCATCCTCATCGCGATGCTCGTCATATTCGTTACCGGCGCGGCACTGATGCTGGCCGGCGAGGGATGGAACCCGGCATTGCCACTGAATTATCCTGACGGCTACCTGGAAGGAAAAGAACAGCGCTTTACCGCTTACGAGACCACTTTTTTCCTGGCGGTCGATACGTTCGTGCAATCGGGAGGCACATCCGGCTCGGTCACGTCGATGATGCCGGACGCGATACTCGGGGCGATGTCGGGCATGATGATGCAGTGCACCCCCGGCGGCGTCGGGGCCGGCTTCGACGTCATGCTCGTCTTTATTTTATTATCGGTGTTCATCGCCGGCCTCATGGTCGGAAGGACGCCGGAATTCTTAGGGAAGAAGGTCGAGCCGAACGAGATGAAGCTGGTCGCGCTCGTGATCATCATCCATCCCATCCTGGTCCTGCTCCCGACGGCCCTCACGATCATCGTGAACCCGCATGCCGCCCTGAACCCGGGCCCCCGGGGCTTCAGCGAGATCATGTACGAGTTCCTGTCGGCGTCGGCGAATAACGGGTCGGGCATGGCAGGGCTTGCCAACACGACGCCCTATTTCAATATCCTGTCGGGGCTTATGATCGCCACAGGCCGATACGTGCCCCTGGTCGCCATGATCGCCATCGCCGGGCTCCTCTCGCGAAAAAAGCCCATCGAGGCGACGACCGGCACGCTGCCTACGGATAATCCCACGTTCCTGTTGTTCCTGATAGGCATCATCGTCATCGTGGGCGCCATCACGTTCCTTCCCGTACTGACCTTCGGGCCGCTCGCCGAGCTGCTGGGAGGGACATAG
- the kdpB gene encoding potassium-transporting ATPase subunit KdpB, translated as MSQKVSWMSGQILWGSLKDSLLKFDPRYTVKNPVMFILYLCLAVTLLIAAFPAEFSDVAGGSLTRVDYVAISAILFLTMWFSFFSEALAEAQGKAQADSLKKMKTETRARLLKDGTTLEVNSDMLKAGDMIMIQAGDIVPDDGSIEKGAVMLDESMMTGESQLVLRESGGDKSSVLGGTRVASGEAIVKVTADPGETFLDRMIRLVEGAERQKTPNELALTVVLISLTIALLVVVVAIVPLARFYSISVDTGSLITLLVCLMPTTIGGLLPAIGVAGINRVTGINVVAKSGKAVETAGDIDVLILDKTGTLTMGNRYASQFIPAPGKSMDELAAVAMYASAMDDTPEGRSVISFGKKLGYNIDEGRLEGSQAILFTPETRVSGTRMKDGLTYIKGSVDAVGTKCGRIPEPVRLQAENASRGGSTPLAVASDGDIVGLIVLKDLVKPGIKDRLAELRRIGIRTVMCTGDNRLTAAAIARETGVDDYVANAIPEDKLSIIKKEQALGKLVAMTGDGTNDAPALAQADVGLAMNSGTSAAKEAANMVDLDSDPTKLIEVVTIGKQLLITRGALTTFSVTNDVAKYFAILPAILASSIPAISLLNVMGLASPRSAIYSALIFNALAIPLLIPVAINGVKYRPVSASAMLRRNLLVYGAGGLVSSFIGIKLIDIIISGWGII; from the coding sequence ATGAGCCAAAAGGTATCCTGGATGTCGGGGCAGATATTGTGGGGCTCCCTGAAGGACTCGCTGTTGAAGTTCGACCCCCGCTATACGGTCAAGAACCCGGTCATGTTCATACTTTACCTGTGCCTGGCCGTCACCCTGCTCATCGCCGCCTTCCCCGCTGAGTTCTCGGACGTGGCCGGCGGCAGCCTGACCAGGGTTGACTACGTGGCCATATCCGCCATCCTCTTCCTCACCATGTGGTTCTCCTTCTTCTCGGAGGCGCTGGCCGAGGCGCAGGGCAAGGCCCAGGCGGATTCCTTGAAAAAGATGAAGACGGAGACGCGTGCCAGGCTCCTGAAAGATGGCACGACGCTCGAGGTGAACTCGGACATGCTCAAGGCGGGCGACATGATAATGATCCAGGCGGGCGATATCGTGCCGGACGACGGCAGTATAGAAAAAGGGGCGGTCATGCTGGACGAGTCGATGATGACCGGCGAATCCCAGCTGGTGCTGCGGGAGAGCGGGGGGGATAAGTCATCGGTGCTCGGCGGTACCCGGGTAGCCTCGGGTGAGGCGATAGTAAAGGTAACGGCGGACCCGGGCGAGACGTTCCTGGACCGGATGATCCGGCTCGTCGAGGGCGCGGAGCGGCAGAAGACCCCCAACGAGCTGGCGCTGACCGTAGTCCTCATATCCCTGACCATCGCCCTGCTCGTCGTGGTCGTCGCTATCGTACCCCTGGCGCGGTTCTATTCCATTAGCGTCGACACGGGAAGCCTTATAACGCTTCTCGTATGCTTGATGCCCACGACGATCGGCGGCCTGTTACCGGCTATCGGCGTCGCGGGCATCAACCGGGTCACGGGCATCAACGTGGTCGCCAAGTCCGGCAAGGCCGTGGAGACGGCAGGCGACATCGACGTGCTCATCCTGGATAAGACGGGAACGCTCACCATGGGCAACCGCTACGCGAGCCAATTCATACCAGCCCCCGGAAAAAGTATGGACGAGCTGGCGGCGGTTGCCATGTACGCCTCGGCCATGGATGACACGCCCGAGGGGCGCTCCGTGATATCCTTCGGTAAAAAGCTCGGCTATAATATAGACGAGGGACGCCTTGAAGGCTCGCAGGCGATCCTGTTCACTCCCGAAACCCGGGTGAGCGGTACGCGGATGAAAGATGGGCTGACCTATATCAAAGGCTCGGTCGATGCGGTCGGCACAAAATGCGGCCGCATTCCGGAGCCCGTCCGGCTACAGGCTGAAAACGCCTCCCGCGGAGGCTCTACGCCCCTGGCGGTGGCTTCGGACGGCGACATCGTGGGGCTCATCGTGCTCAAGGACCTGGTGAAGCCGGGTATCAAGGACCGGCTCGCCGAACTCCGGCGCATAGGCATCCGCACGGTCATGTGCACGGGCGATAACCGGCTAACGGCCGCGGCCATCGCCCGGGAGACGGGCGTCGACGACTATGTCGCCAACGCGATCCCGGAGGATAAGCTGTCCATCATAAAAAAAGAGCAGGCTCTGGGTAAGCTGGTAGCCATGACCGGCGACGGCACCAACGATGCCCCGGCGCTGGCCCAGGCCGACGTGGGGCTGGCCATGAACAGCGGCACTTCGGCCGCGAAGGAAGCGGCGAACATGGTGGACCTGGACTCGGACCCCACAAAGCTCATCGAGGTCGTCACCATCGGCAAGCAGCTATTGATCACGCGGGGCGCGCTCACGACGTTCAGCGTTACGAACGATGTGGCCAAGTACTTCGCCATCCTGCCGGCGATCCTGGCATCATCCATACCGGCGATCTCGCTGCTCAACGTCATGGGCCTCGCATCGCCGAGGAGCGCCATATACTCTGCGCTGATCTTCAACGCCCTGGCCATCCCGCTGCTCATACCCGTGGCGATCAACGGCGTCAAATACAGGCCCGTGAGCGCCTCGGCCATGCTACGCAGGAATCTGCTCGTCTATGGCGCGGGAGGCCTGGTAAGCTCGTTCATCGGCATCAAGCTGATCGACATAATTATAAGCGGATGGGGGATAATATGA
- the kdpC gene encoding K(+)-transporting ATPase subunit C has protein sequence MSIWKTAYACAALVALTVAACGLAYPVAIAIVSELAFPGGAHGSPVYDNGTLVGSRLIGQDFSGPAYFHSRPSAVGYNASASGASNLGPYNPALIAAVKERIEDGSTTADAALASGSGLDPDISVENAMSQAPRVARENGLDEEAVKTLINERTQGRFIIWGEPRVNVLELNLAVKEMKESKVKV, from the coding sequence ATGAGCATCTGGAAAACGGCATATGCCTGCGCTGCGCTCGTCGCGCTCACGGTCGCCGCCTGCGGCCTCGCCTATCCGGTCGCCATCGCGATCGTGTCGGAGCTGGCGTTCCCCGGGGGCGCACATGGCAGCCCGGTCTACGATAACGGCACGCTCGTCGGATCCAGGCTGATCGGCCAGGATTTTTCGGGCCCGGCCTACTTCCATTCCCGGCCTTCGGCCGTGGGCTATAACGCGTCCGCATCCGGCGCTTCGAACCTGGGCCCTTATAACCCGGCATTGATCGCGGCGGTAAAAGAGCGGATCGAGGACGGGTCGACGACCGCGGACGCGGCGCTGGCCTCGGGTTCGGGGCTCGACCCCGACATATCGGTTGAAAATGCGATGTCCCAGGCGCCGCGCGTCGCCCGGGAGAACGGCCTGGACGAAGAAGCGGTAAAGACATTGATCAACGAGCGAACTCAGGGCCGGTTCATTATATGGGGGGAGCCCCGGGTGAACGTGCTCGAGCTCAACCTCGCCGTGAAAGAGATGAAAGAATCGAAGGTAAAGGTGTGA
- a CDS encoding universal stress protein, with protein MYDRILIPVGSKTDMRLVMSLAEDFLDPGGDITILYVIPSEKLPVTAVEWRKAMRVISEAQSISIRKKIEVNYKMKNNRSVAQGILKEAASTDYDLLFMANPRTASRGILFGRKVDEIVRNTTVETAILTYTEGQPVSCKKILIPTSGYRHALRAARIAEALAKEHGSEITVMYVGGRKDDADAVIQPLISDLEANGVKGKPLFKSGPIAQTILDEARHGYDLMMIGATERPAYQEFLLGSTADRLVHDAPCAVLMVKTVEKTY; from the coding sequence ATGTACGACAGGATCCTGATACCCGTCGGGAGCAAGACCGACATGAGGCTTGTCATGAGCCTGGCCGAAGACTTCCTGGATCCCGGCGGCGATATCACCATTCTGTACGTGATACCGTCGGAGAAGCTGCCCGTCACGGCTGTCGAATGGCGAAAAGCGATGAGGGTGATATCCGAGGCGCAGTCCATCTCGATCCGTAAAAAGATCGAGGTCAACTACAAAATGAAGAATAACCGGTCCGTCGCCCAGGGTATCCTCAAAGAGGCCGCGTCGACGGACTATGACCTTCTTTTTATGGCGAACCCGAGGACGGCGAGTCGAGGGATCCTCTTCGGCCGTAAGGTCGACGAGATCGTCCGGAACACGACCGTCGAAACGGCCATCCTGACCTACACCGAGGGGCAGCCCGTATCGTGTAAGAAAATATTGATCCCGACATCGGGCTACAGACATGCTCTCCGCGCGGCACGGATCGCCGAAGCGCTGGCGAAAGAGCACGGAAGCGAGATCACCGTGATGTACGTCGGCGGCAGGAAGGACGACGCCGATGCGGTCATCCAGCCCCTCATATCGGACCTGGAAGCGAACGGTGTCAAAGGCAAGCCCTTATTTAAAAGCGGCCCCATCGCACAGACGATACTGGACGAAGCCCGGCATGGATACGACCTGATGATGATCGGCGCCACGGAACGGCCTGCCTACCAGGAGTTCCTGCTCGGTAGCACCGCCGACCGCCTTGTCCACGATGCGCCCTGTGCCGTGCTCATGGTCAAGACGGTAGAAAAAACGTACTAA